A window from Theobroma cacao cultivar B97-61/B2 chromosome 3, Criollo_cocoa_genome_V2, whole genome shotgun sequence encodes these proteins:
- the LOC18605622 gene encoding probable receptor-like protein kinase At5g24010 — translation MSYIFSLSLEEPKRNHFNPPSMDAKRILLFSLTFLSLLYFSASFLPTNNFLVNCGSNANTSFYNRIFLADSAKPGSLFLSAERSVSLTDRSPSPNTPILYHTARVFTTDSSYKFNIKKNGTGIHLVRLHFSPFQAQNFNLASAKFNVVANGFLLLSGFSANSVLLKEYLLEIDGNVLEIMFSPVGDSGFAFVNGIEVFSVPKDFIIDDGARSVIANGIEEYKNLTSRVLETVHRINVGGSKLTPFNDTLWRTWIPDDGFLVFKPAAKRAVSTHLPNYQSGGATREIAPDNVYMSAQQMNRDNSSLNGRFNITWDFPVGSQGAPHLVRLHFCDIVSPALNQLYFDVYINNYSAYRDLDLSMLTYHVLSSPVYIDFVADSDDSGVIRISVGPSDLSTPSKINAILNGVEIMRLVNLKGSHVGSNKKNVWILVGSIVGGIVIFCLAAVAIVLAFKCKKKKPKPPRRAESAGWTPLRVYGGSSYSRMSEGTVTTSPGPNGYHSLRIPFVDIQTATNNFDKSLIIGMGGFGMVYKGVLRDNTKVAVKRGVPGSRQGLPEFQTEITVLSKIRHRHLVSLVGYCEEQSEMILVYEYMEKGPLKNHLYCSKHPPLSWKQRLEICIGSARGLHYLHTGSAQGIIHRDIKSTNILLDENFVAKVADFGLSRSGPCLNETHVSTGVKGSFGYLDPEYFRRQQLTDKSDVYSFGVVLFEVLCARPAVDPLLTREQVNLAEWAMQWQKKGMLGKIIDPHLVGQIKPCCLKKYGETAEKCLAEYGVDRPTMGDVLWNLEYALQLQESGPEEPREGSNMNGMDCPTTSITPSSNARTEKDDGSVSSDITTSQVFSQLMTKEGR, via the coding sequence ATGTCttatattttctctctttctcttgaaGAACCCAAAAGAAATCATTTTAACCCACCTTCCATGGATGCCAAAAGGATTTTACTTTTCTCTCTAACTTTCCTTTCACTCCTTTATTTCTCTGCATCTTTCCTTCCCACAAACAATTTTCTCGTCAACTGTGGATCAAACGCCAACACGTCATTCTATAACCGCATCTTTCTAGCTGATTCAGCCAAACCAGGTTCACTTTTCCTCTCAGCAGAGCGATCTGTTTCACTCACTGACCGAAGCCCATCTCCAAATacacccattttgtaccaTACGGCCCGAGTTTTCACCACGGACTCAAGCTATAAGTTcaacatcaagaaaaatggGACAGGGATTCACTTGGTACGTCTCCATTTTtccccatttcaagctcaaaattttaacttagCATCTGCCAAATTCAATGTCGTGGCTAATGGCTTCTTGTTATTGAGTGGTTTTAGTGCTAACAGTGTGCTGCTTAAAGAGTATTTATTGGAAATAGATGGCAACGTTCTTGAAATTATGTTTAGTCCTGTGGGTGATTCTGGTTTTGCATTTGTTAATGGAATTGAGGTATTTTCAGTTCCTAAAGActttataattgatgatggAGCTAGGTCGGTTATTGCTAACGGAATTGAAGAGTACAAGAACTTAACATCACGGGTTTTAGAGACTGTTCATAGGATTAATGTTGGCGGTTCAAAATTGACACCTTTTAATGATACTTTGTGGAGAACCTGGATCCCTGACGATGGCTTTCTTGTGTTTAAACCTGCTGCAAAACGAGCAGTCAGCACTCATTTACCAAATTATCAGAGTGGTGGTGCAACCCGTGAAATTGCACCAGACAATGTTTATATGTCAGCACAGCAGATGAACAGGGATAATTCATCATTGAATGGTAGATTCAATATCACTTGGGATTTTCCAGTAGGTTCACAAGGTGCTCCACACTTAGTTAGGTTGCATTTTTGTGATATTGTCAGTCCTGCACTTAATCAGCTATACTTTGATGTATATATCAACAATTACTCTGCTTATCGGGATCTGGATTTGTCGATGCTTACATACCATGTGCTTTCATCTCCAGTCTACATAGATTTTGTTGCGGATTCGGATGATTCAGGGGTTATACGAATAAGTGTTGGACCTTCAGATTTGAGCACTCCTTCGAAAATTAATGCTATTCTAAATGGGGTGGAGATCATGAGGTTGGTAAATCTTAAAGGTTCACATGTTGGGTCTAATAAGAAAAACGTTTGGATTTTGGTGGGTTCTATTGTTGGAGGCATTGTTATCTTTTGTTTGGCTGCAGTTGCAATTGTGCTTGCATTTAAATGCAAGAAGAAGAAACCAAAACCACCAAGACGTGCAGAAAGTGCTGGCTGGACACCGCTACGTGTATATGGGGGCAGTTCATATAGTAGAATGTCTGAAGGGACTGTTACTACATCTCCTGGCCCTAATGGATATCACAGCTTGAGAATTCCTTTTGTTGACATACAAACGGCAACTAACAATTTTGACAAGAGTTTGATTATTGGAATGGGTGGATTTGGTATGGTTTACAAAGGGGTCCTTAGAGACAATACTAAGGTTGCTGTAAAGAGAGGTGTCCCTGGGTCAAGGCAGGGCCTCCCAGAATTCCAGACTGAGATAACTGTTTTGTCAAAGATTCGTCACCGACATCTTGTTTCACTTGTTGGATATTGTGAAGAACAGTCAGAAATGATACTGGTCTATGAGTACATGGAAAAAGGGCCATTGAAGAATCATTTATATTGTTCAAAACATCCTCCTTTGTCATGGAAGCAAAGGCTTGAAATATGCATTGGCTCAGCAAGAGGTCTTCACTACCTCCATACTGGTTCAGCACAAGGTATCATTCATCGTGACATTAAATCTACCAATATATTgcttgatgaaaattttgtgGCCAAGGTTGCTGACTTTGGTCTCTCGAGATCTGGCCCATGTCTCAATGAAACCCATGTAAGTACTGGGGTGAAGGGTAGCTTTGGGTATCTTGATCCTGAGTATTTCCGGAGACAGCAGCTTACTGATAAATCAgatgtttattcatttggGGTTGTGCTTTTTGAGGTACTTTGTGCTAGGCCCGCTGTTGATCCATTGCTTACTAGGGAGCAGGTGAACTTAGCAGAATGGGCTATGCAGTGGCAGAAAAAAGGCATGCTTGGGAAAATAATTGATCCGCACCTTGTGGGACAAATAAAGCCTTGCTGTTTGAAGAAATATGGAGAAACAGCTGAGAAATGTTTGGCTGAGTATGGTGTTGATAGGCCAACTATGGGTGATGTCTTATGGAATTTGGAGTATGCACTTCAGCTTCAAGAATCAGGGCCAGAAGAACCACGGGAAGGCAGCAACATGAATGGAATGGATTGTCCAACAACTAGTATTACTCCATCTAGCAATGCCAGGACAGAGAAAGATGACGGTAGTGTTAGTTCAGACATAACAACAAGCCAAGTGTTTTCGCAATTGATGACAAAAGAAGGCAGATAG